GGCGGCACGAGGTAGGTCGTCACGCCGAGCGCCGACGCGGTCATGTGCCGCAGTGCGTACGCGTAGGTCGTGAACGCGATCGCCGTCGGGAACACGCCGAGGTAGACCAGCCACAGCGTCGACGACAGCGGCGCGTCGCCGACCTCGGCGACCAGCCGGCCCGCCCACGGCAGGCAGGTCACGACCCCGATGCTGCACGCCAACCAGGTGACGTGGACGGCGGAGAGCTCGGCGACGAGCGGCTTCTGCACGATCACGCTGATGGAGTACGCCGCCGCGGGCACCAGGCACAGCACGACACCGAGCAGGTCGCCGGTGTTGTCCCCGCCCGAGGTGGACAGGCCGATCACGACGACCCCGGAGAACGCCAGCGCCAGCCCGGCCGCGAGCTGTGCGGTGAACCGCTCGCCGAGGAACATCGCGGCCAGCACGGCGATCAGGACAGGGGAGACCTGCAGCAGCATCGACGCCGTACCGGCGTCGACCCGCTGCTCGCCGGCGTTGAGCGAGAGGTTGTAGATCCCGAACCAGAGCACGCCGATCGTCGCGATCGAGAGCCACTGCCGGCCCGACGGTCGGGGCAGTCCCTGCGCCAATGCCACCGGGGCGAGCGCGAGCGCGCCCGCCGTCAGCCGGCCGAGGGACAGCGCGCCGGCGGAGAAGTCGTGGGCGAGGTGCCGGATGCCGACGAAGGCGCTCGCCCACAGCACGAGCGTGATGCCGACCGCAGCCAGGGCCAGCGGCCCGGTCTGTGCGCCCCCGCTCGTGTCCGGAGCAGTGGCGGGGGCAGCGGGTTCGACGGCGGGCACGGGCTCCACGCTAGGGGGCAGGGGACCCGCCGGTCGCGCGATTTTCGGACGTCGCAGCCGGTGGCCGGCCCGGTCAGCCGGTGTCGCCCATCGGCGGCGCGGCGCGCACGACCTGCTGGTCGCGTCCGCGTCGCTTCGCCTCGTACAGCGCCGCGTCGGCCCGGTGCAGCACGTCGAGCGCGTCCCCGCCGGGGACCAGCTCGACACCGCCGACGCTCAGGCTCACGCGCCGGCACACCGGGGCCAGCAGCGCGGTGTGCGCACGGACCGCGTCGACGAGTCCCTGGGCGGCGTTCGCGGCGCCCACGGGGTCGGTGTCCGTGAGCAGCACGGCGAACTCGTCGCCGCCGAGGCGGGCCACGGCATCGGTGTGGCGGACCCGGTGACGCAGCACGTCGGCGGTCGTCCTCAGCAGCGCGTCACCGGCGGCGTGGCCGAGGGTGTCGTTGACCTGCTTGAAGTGGTCCAGGTCCAGCATCAGGAGCACGCTGCTCTGCTCCGGGTCGGTCGTGGCGAGGTGCTCGCGCAGCAGGCTCTCGAACCAGCGCCGGTTCGGCAGCCCGGTCAGCGGGTCGTGGTGGGCGAGGTGCGCCAGCTGCTGCTGCAGGTGCTCGCGCTCCTGCTGGTCGTGCACCGCTTCGGTGACGTCGATGGCCACGGCCAGGTAGCCCGTCGCCGTGCCGCCGGCGTCCCGCAGCTGGCTGAGCGCCAGCCGGGCGAACAACCGGCTGCCGTCCTTGCGGACGAGGGTCCACGTGCGGGGCTCGCCCTCGCGGCGGGCGAGCTCGGCGAGCACCTCCGCGGGAGGCACGCCGAGCTCGTCGGCGGCGGCCTGGAGGTCGGTCGCCACGACGAACCGGCTGAGGGGCCGGTGCCCGACCACCTCCGACGCGTCGTACCCCAGCAGCCGCTCGGCACCCACGCCGAAGGTGCGCACCCGGCCACCGAGGTCGGTCGACACCAGCGCGACCAGCCGACTCGCGTCCATCAGCGAGGTCAGCTCGGCAGCGACCGTGCGTTCCTGGGCGTGGCTGAACGCGAGGGACAGCCCGGCCACCATCGTCATCAGCACGCACAGCTGGGCGACCAGCGCGCGGGCGGTGACCTCGTCGAAGGCCACGAACGGCCCCTCGCCCAGCAGGGTCAGCTCCACCGCGGCAGCGGCGCAGCCGAGGCTGTGGACCGTGGCGGCCAGCGGTGAGAAGCGGATGCCGGCCCAGAAGGTCGGCACGAGCACCAGGAAGGCGAGGGCCGGTCCCGAGGGCGTCGCGAAGACGGCGAGGTAGACCCCCGCCGTGGTCATGACGAGCAGCACCACCTCGACGGCCCGGGCAGGGGCGCGCGGGGTCACCGCCCGTCGTACGACGCCGGCCAGGCTCCGCGCCCCACCCGACCGTGCCGCAGCGACGAGCGCCGGGCCGGCGAGCAGCCCGACCAGGCTCACGGCGACCAGGCCGACGGTGTTGCGGCCCCACCAGGCCAGCACGGTCAGCAGCGAGCCGCTGTGCTCGGTGAGGTACAGGCCCGCCGACCCCACCAGGGCGGCGACCAGGCAGGCGATCAGGGCGGCGGCCACGAACCGCCCGAGCTCGGCGAGGCGGCCCAGCGGACGGCGTCCGCCGAACCCCCAGACCTCGGGGACCCACCACCGCGCGAGTGCGAGGACGAGGCCGGCCTGGACCAGGTTGGCCACGACGAACACCGTCGCGAGCGCGGGGGACGCGCCGGTGCTGGCGTTGACGACGAACGTGGCGGTCGCGAAGCAGACGGTGTCCGCCGCGACCGTGCGGCGGCTGCTGGTCGCCAGCCAGAGCAGCGCGACGCCGGCCGCCGGCCAGACCAGGCTCAGCGCCGTGCCGTCGATGATCGTGGCCCGGCCGACGTACCCGGCAGCGACGAACGCCGCCGTCCACGATGCAAGGCGGACGACGGCGTGCATGCCTGGTCGATCGGCAGGCGCTCGTCCGGGCTGAGCGCCCCGCCGGTCAGACGTCGAACTTGTAGCCCAGGCCCCGAACGGTGACGAGGAACTTCGGCTCGCTCGGCTCCGGCTCCAGCTTGGCGCGCAGCCGCTTGACGTGCACGTCGAGGGTCTTGGTGTCGCCGACGTAGTCGGAGCCCCAGACCCGGTCGATGAGCTGGCCGCGGGTCAGCACCCGGCCGGGGTTGCGCAGGAACATCTCGAGCAGCTCGAACTCCTTGAGCGGCAGGCGCTGCTCGTTCCCGTCGACCGTCACGACGTGCCGCTCGACGTCCATCCGGACCGGACCGGCCTCGAGCGTGTCGGGCAGCAGCTCGTCGCCGACGCCGCGGCGCAGGACCGCCCGGATGCGGGCGACCAGCTCCCGGGGGGAGTACGGCTTGGTCACGTAGTCGTCGGCGCCGAGCTCGAGCCCGACCACCTTGTCGACCTCGTCGTCCTTGGCGCTGACCATGATCACCGGCACGTTCGACGTCTGCCGGATGGTGCGGCACACCTCGGTGCCGGGGATGCCCGGAAGCATCAGGTCGAGCAGCACGATGTCGGCGCCGTTGCGGTCGAACTCCTTGAGCGCCTCGTTGCCGTCGGCAGCGATCGCGACCTCGAACCCCTCCTTGCGGAGCAGGTAGGCGAGCGCGTCGCTGTAGCTCTCCTCGTCCTCGACGACAAGTACCCGGGTCATGCGGGGTCCCCGACGATTCGTTCGCTGGGGCAGCGAAGCGGCGGAAGCGGGCAAATCGGTGGGGTGCTCATGCGTCCTCCTGATCGTTCGTGCGTCCGCCCGGCGAGTCCGGGGTGGACGCGAGGGGCGCGAGCCGAAGGTACGGCCCGTCCGCCTCGTGGTGCGCGTGCTGCGGCAGCGTGAGGGTGAAGGTCGAGCCCTGACCCTCCACGGACCACACCCGCACCTCGCCGCCGTGGGTGGCGGCCACGTGCTTGACGATCGACAGCCCCAGTCCGGTGCCGCCGGTCGAGCGGTGCCGGGCCGGGTCGACCCGGTAGAACCGCTCGAAGATGCGCTCGACCTCGGCCTCGGGGATGCCGATGCCCTGGTCGATGACGGAGATCTCCACGTTGGGCCCGACCCGCTTGCGGGTCACCACGACGCGGGAGTTGGGCTCGGAGTAGGCCACTGCGTTCGCCACCAGGTTGGAGACGGCGGCGCCGACCTGCTTCTCGCTGCCGAGGACCTTGAGCCCCTCCTCGCCCTCGGCGATGAGCTGGATGTCCTTGGCGTTGGCGTTCATGTCGACGAAGTCGACGGCCGAGGCGACGACGTCGTCGATCGAGACCGGGACCGGCGAGTCGAGCGGCTCGTCACCCTGGAGCCGTGAGAGCTCGATGATCTGCTGGATCAGCCGCGAGAGCCGGTCGCTCTCGGTGAGCATCCGTGACGCGAACCGGTAGACCGCCTCGGGGTCGTCCGACGCGTCCTGCACCGCCTCGGCGAGCAGGCGCATCGCGCCGACTGGGGTCTTCAGCTCGTGGCTCACGTTGGCCACGAAGTCGCGGCGTACGGCGTCGACCTGGCGCTCGCGGGTGCGGTCCTCGACCAGCGCCAGCACCAGGCGCGAGCCGAGCGGCGCCACGCGGGCGGTGACGTGGCGCGGCGTACCGGCTGCCCGCGGCACGATCAGCTCGGTCTCGCGGATCTGCCCGTCGCGTCGTACCTGTCGGATCAGGCCGCCGAGCTCGTCGGACAGCAGCGTCGTGCCGCGCACGAAGCCCATGGCGTACGCCGGCGCCGACGCCTTGACGACGGTGTCGGACTCGTCGACGACGACCGCGCTGCTGCGCAGCACGGAGAGCACCGCGGCCACGCCGTCGGGCAGCAACGGCTCGTCGGGAGTCGGGTAGGTGCGTTGCTGGCGGTCGCTGAGGTGCCATGCCAACATGGCCCCGCCCGCCACGAGGGCGCCGAGGAGCGCGGCCAGGAAGGCCTGCGTCGTCGGATCCACGTCTCGATCGTACGGCGATCGCGGGCCCGGGTTCCGAATCAGCGAGGCCGTGCTTCGCGATGTTCATCCCGCGTTCACCGCACCTCGCTTGCTGGACACCTCGGCTCCGTACGCTCGGGCCCATGCGTGATGCCTACACCGACCAGCTCGACGCGATCTTCGACGACCTCGCCGGAATCTCCCGCCGCGTCCAGACCGCCGTCGGGGAGGCCACCGAGGCCCTGATGACCGGCAACTCCTCGATCGCCGAGAAGGTGATCAGCCAGGACGCCGACATCGACCGCGCCCGCGAGAAGGTCGAGGACTCCTGCTTCGCCCTGCTCTCGCTGCAGCAGCCGGTCGCCGGCGACCTGCGCACCGTCGTCGCCGCGCTCCGGATGGTCGCCGAGCTCGAGCGGATGGGCGACCTGTCCGTTCACGTCGCCAAGATCGCCCGCCTGCGCGTGCCGGACGTCGCCGTGCCCGAGGAGGTCCGCCCGACGATGGCGCGGATGGCCGAGGTCGCCGAGGACATGGTCGGCCGGGTCACCGAGGTCATCTCCGGGCGCGACGTCGAGGCTGCCATCGCCCTGGGCCGCGACGACGAGGAGATGGACCAGCTGCGTCGCCGCAGCTTCACCGAGCTGCTCGGCGACGAGTGGGCCCACGGCGTCGAGGCCGCGGTCGACATCGCCCTCCTCGGCCGCTACTACGAGCGGATCGCCGACCACGCCGTCTCGGTCGCCAACCGGGTCATCTTCGTCGTCACCGGCCACAACCCCGCTCCCGCTGCCTGAGGCGGAGGAGGAGTCAGTTTCACCGGCCGACCGGTGAAACTCACGCTTGGACGACGAAACTTCCTCGTCCAAGCGCCAGTTTCACCGGCCGGCCGGTGAAACTTGTGGCCGGTGGGGCTGTTGGGGTCAGTCGGCCACGGGGTGAGCCTCCAAGGCGAGCACCCGCGGGCGGCCGAGCAGCGTCGCCGCGCTCACGAGCCCGAGTGCCGCGATCACCGAGGCGGCCGCGAAGCCGGCATGGGCGCCGGCCAGGAAGTCACCGGGGACGGCGTGGGAGGCGTACACCGACGCGATCACGGCCAGGCCGACCGCGCCGCCGAGCTGCTGCATGGTCTGCAGCAGGCCCGACGCCGAGCCGGCGTGCTCGGGCTCGACGTCCTGCAGGGCCAGCGAGGTGATCGGCATGAAGCTGCCGCCCATGCTCAGGCCCATCCCCAGCAGGGCCGGGAAGACGCCCGTCCAGTAGCTCGTCGAGGCGTCGACCTGGTTGAGCAGGACGAAGCTGGCGAGCACGCCCACCGCGCCGGCGACGATGATCGGCGGCTGCGAGAACCGGGCCACGAGCCGCGGGGTGATCCGCGACATCGTGAACACGCTCAGCGGGATCGGCAGGAACGCGAAGCCGGTCTGCAGCGGGCCGTAGCCGAGGTCCTCCTCGAAGTACTGGACCATCAGGAAGAAGGTGGCCAGCATGCCGCCGTACAGCGCCGCCATGGTGACCAGGGTGGCGACCCGGGTCCGGCTGCGGAGCAGGCCGAGGCGCAGCAGCGGGTGGCTGTGGCGCCGCTCGGTGACGACGAGGGCGACGGCGAGCGCGACGGCCAGGACCAGGCCAAGGATGGTGGCGGCGGAGGTCCAGCCGTGCTCGGGCGCCTTGATGAGCGTCCACACGAGGGTGGCGGCCGCACCTGTCGAGGTGATCGCGCCGACGACGTCGAACCGGCCGGGACGGCGGGGGGTGTCGACGACGTGACGACGTACGGTCAGCAGCACCGCGACGCCGATCGGCACGTTGATGAACAGGGTCCAGCGCCAGTTCAGCACGTCGGTCAGGACGCCACCGAGCAGCATGCCGAGCGCGGCGCCGCCGGACGAGACTGCCGTGAAGAGCGCGAGGGCCCGGTTGCGGGCGGCGTCGTTGGGTGCCGACGTGGTGATGAGGGCGAGCACCGCCGGTGCGGCGATCGCGGCGCCGACGCCCTGGAGGGCGCGGGCGGTGACGAGCATCCAGGGCTCGGTGGCCAGGCCGCCGAGCAGCGAGAAGAGGGTGAACACCGCGAGGCCGATCCAGAAGACCGAGAGCCGGCCGAAGACGTCGCCGAGCCGCCCGCCGAGGAGCAGAAGGCCGCCGAAGGCGAGCGCGTAGCCGTTGAGGACCCATGACAGCGACGCGGCGCCGAAGTGCAGGTCGGAGGCGATGTGGGGGAGTCCGACGTTCATGACGGCGGAGTCGAGGACCAGCATGAGCTGGGCGAGCAGCACGATGAAGATGCCCGCGGAGGTGGTCGTCCGGGCGGTCGCCCGGGGTGCCACGGGGGTGAGCGTGGAGGTAGACAAGGGTGATGTCCTGTTCTGGCGGGAGAGGCCGAGGTACTCTTTAGCGGAGGATGACTCCGGTTAGTCCTCCACGATACGGAGGGTGTCTCCGTTTAGCAAGGGAAAAGGTGGAACGAGTGCGCGCCGACGCCGTACGCAACCGTGAGCGGATCGCGGACATCGCCCGCCAGCTCTTCCGTGAGAAGGGCTACGACGCCGTCTCGATGGACGAGGTCGCCAAGACCGCCGGCGTCGGCGTCGGGACGCTGTACCGCCACTTCCCGACCAAGGAGGCGCTGTACGACGCCGCCATCCAGGCCTGGGTGGAGACGGTGAACGCGGCGGCTGAGAAGGCCCTTGCCGGCGAGGGCAGCGCGCGCGACCGGATGCTCGCCTGGTTCGACGCGTACGTCGAGTTCCTCACCCGCCACAAGGGCGCCGCCTGGCGGATCACGAGCGCACTCGGCGACGAGGGCTCACCCTTCGCCGCGAAGTGCCGCACCTACCTCAACGCCAACCAGCGGGTCATCGACGCGTTGGACGCCGAAGGTGCGCTGCGCGGCGACGTCGACGCGCTCCAGCTGTGCCGGCTCGTCGGTGGGGTCGCCGCGGTCGTCGACAACAGCGAGCTGGACCCGGCTGCCGCCCGGTCGATGCTGGCGGTCGTCGCGGACGGGGTTCTCGCCGGCTGAAGAGCCAGTTTCACCGGCCGACCGGTGAAACTCGCGCTGGGACGATGAAACTTCCTCGTCCCAGCGACAGTTTCACCGGCCAGCCGGTGAAACTTGTGGTCCGTGGGGCTGCTGGGACTCAGCGACCCTGGTTGGCGACGGCGGCGGCCGCCTCGGCGGCGGCCTCGGGGTCGAGGTAGCGGCCACCGGGGACGACCGGGGCCAGCGTGTCCTCGTCGAGCTCGTAGACCAGCGGCATCCCGGTGGGGATGTTGAGGCCGGTGATGTCGGCGTCGCTCATCTGGTCGAGGTGCTTGACGATCGCGCGCAGGCTGTTGCCGTGCGCGGCGATCAGGACGGTGTGGCCGGCGCGCAGGTCCGGCA
This genomic interval from Nocardioides kongjuensis contains the following:
- a CDS encoding DMT family transporter, giving the protein MPAVEPAAPATAPDTSGGAQTGPLALAAVGITLVLWASAFVGIRHLAHDFSAGALSLGRLTAGALALAPVALAQGLPRPSGRQWLSIATIGVLWFGIYNLSLNAGEQRVDAGTASMLLQVSPVLIAVLAAMFLGERFTAQLAAGLALAFSGVVVIGLSTSGGDNTGDLLGVVLCLVPAAAYSISVIVQKPLVAELSAVHVTWLACSIGVVTCLPWAGRLVAEVGDAPLSSTLWLVYLGVFPTAIAFTTYAYALRHMTASALGVTTYLVPPLTIVMGLVFLDEVPPVVAYAGGVLALVGVAVARRSR
- a CDS encoding sensor domain-containing diguanylate cyclase, with the protein product MHAVVRLASWTAAFVAAGYVGRATIIDGTALSLVWPAAGVALLWLATSSRRTVAADTVCFATATFVVNASTGASPALATVFVVANLVQAGLVLALARWWVPEVWGFGGRRPLGRLAELGRFVAAALIACLVAALVGSAGLYLTEHSGSLLTVLAWWGRNTVGLVAVSLVGLLAGPALVAAARSGGARSLAGVVRRAVTPRAPARAVEVVLLVMTTAGVYLAVFATPSGPALAFLVLVPTFWAGIRFSPLAATVHSLGCAAAAVELTLLGEGPFVAFDEVTARALVAQLCVLMTMVAGLSLAFSHAQERTVAAELTSLMDASRLVALVSTDLGGRVRTFGVGAERLLGYDASEVVGHRPLSRFVVATDLQAAADELGVPPAEVLAELARREGEPRTWTLVRKDGSRLFARLALSQLRDAGGTATGYLAVAIDVTEAVHDQQEREHLQQQLAHLAHHDPLTGLPNRRWFESLLREHLATTDPEQSSVLLMLDLDHFKQVNDTLGHAAGDALLRTTADVLRHRVRHTDAVARLGGDEFAVLLTDTDPVGAANAAQGLVDAVRAHTALLAPVCRRVSLSVGGVELVPGGDALDVLHRADAALYEAKRRGRDQQVVRAAPPMGDTG
- a CDS encoding response regulator transcription factor, coding for MTRVLVVEDEESYSDALAYLLRKEGFEVAIAADGNEALKEFDRNGADIVLLDLMLPGIPGTEVCRTIRQTSNVPVIMVSAKDDEVDKVVGLELGADDYVTKPYSPRELVARIRAVLRRGVGDELLPDTLEAGPVRMDVERHVVTVDGNEQRLPLKEFELLEMFLRNPGRVLTRGQLIDRVWGSDYVGDTKTLDVHVKRLRAKLEPEPSEPKFLVTVRGLGYKFDV
- a CDS encoding ATP-binding protein, which codes for MDPTTQAFLAALLGALVAGGAMLAWHLSDRQQRTYPTPDEPLLPDGVAAVLSVLRSSAVVVDESDTVVKASAPAYAMGFVRGTTLLSDELGGLIRQVRRDGQIRETELIVPRAAGTPRHVTARVAPLGSRLVLALVEDRTRERQVDAVRRDFVANVSHELKTPVGAMRLLAEAVQDASDDPEAVYRFASRMLTESDRLSRLIQQIIELSRLQGDEPLDSPVPVSIDDVVASAVDFVDMNANAKDIQLIAEGEEGLKVLGSEKQVGAAVSNLVANAVAYSEPNSRVVVTRKRVGPNVEISVIDQGIGIPEAEVERIFERFYRVDPARHRSTGGTGLGLSIVKHVAATHGGEVRVWSVEGQGSTFTLTLPQHAHHEADGPYLRLAPLASTPDSPGGRTNDQEDA
- the phoU gene encoding phosphate signaling complex protein PhoU, with product MRDAYTDQLDAIFDDLAGISRRVQTAVGEATEALMTGNSSIAEKVISQDADIDRAREKVEDSCFALLSLQQPVAGDLRTVVAALRMVAELERMGDLSVHVAKIARLRVPDVAVPEEVRPTMARMAEVAEDMVGRVTEVISGRDVEAAIALGRDDEEMDQLRRRSFTELLGDEWAHGVEAAVDIALLGRYYERIADHAVSVANRVIFVVTGHNPAPAA
- a CDS encoding MFS transporter gives rise to the protein MAPRATARTTTSAGIFIVLLAQLMLVLDSAVMNVGLPHIASDLHFGAASLSWVLNGYALAFGGLLLLGGRLGDVFGRLSVFWIGLAVFTLFSLLGGLATEPWMLVTARALQGVGAAIAAPAVLALITTSAPNDAARNRALALFTAVSSGGAALGMLLGGVLTDVLNWRWTLFINVPIGVAVLLTVRRHVVDTPRRPGRFDVVGAITSTGAAATLVWTLIKAPEHGWTSAATILGLVLAVALAVALVVTERRHSHPLLRLGLLRSRTRVATLVTMAALYGGMLATFFLMVQYFEEDLGYGPLQTGFAFLPIPLSVFTMSRITPRLVARFSQPPIIVAGAVGVLASFVLLNQVDASTSYWTGVFPALLGMGLSMGGSFMPITSLALQDVEPEHAGSASGLLQTMQQLGGAVGLAVIASVYASHAVPGDFLAGAHAGFAAASVIAALGLVSAATLLGRPRVLALEAHPVAD
- a CDS encoding TetR family transcriptional regulator, which encodes MERVRADAVRNRERIADIARQLFREKGYDAVSMDEVAKTAGVGVGTLYRHFPTKEALYDAAIQAWVETVNAAAEKALAGEGSARDRMLAWFDAYVEFLTRHKGAAWRITSALGDEGSPFAAKCRTYLNANQRVIDALDAEGALRGDVDALQLCRLVGGVAAVVDNSELDPAAARSMLAVVADGVLAG